The following coding sequences lie in one Deltaproteobacteria bacterium genomic window:
- a CDS encoding insulinase family protein gives MRSVSALRLSTILATSLALAPMSVRAAAPAKETAAAPAKPDAKVPAKATTAKPAKAAPAAATPPKPGELVTLRREMKGTTRGLSVAMEAKHFVLANGLHVYVLEDHSPPSFSFQMVYNVGSRDDEPGRTGFAHFFEHMMFKGSANIPDGGHFQNVLGVGGKLNAFTSQDVTLYFDILPSQYLDMVLWLESDRLRSLAITDENFENQRKAVKEEKAMRVDNVPYSKAIQDFFADAWKGTGYGHPGIGSEEDLSAATTADVKAFFDKYYVPNNAVMVLVGDVDAAEVQTKVEKHFGDIARGPDRQPFAPVDHTQVKVEKRFEDKLAQQPLYVIGWKTVPATHPDRHAVELLMNILMRGDSSRITKQLVDEKKLAVAAIAMPSEASGGRDAGAAMAAFVPVEGKSLVDIETVVKAEIDAVKKKGITRKDLQKAINQMTADTIKQLSTNNGRGILLCFGALLEGDPFFVLSDTEKYRSVTPADIKRVANTYLTDNWMVAEIVPAK, from the coding sequence ATGCGAAGCGTTAGCGCCCTGCGTCTGTCCACGATTCTCGCCACGTCGTTGGCCCTCGCGCCGATGTCGGTCCGCGCGGCCGCCCCCGCCAAGGAGACCGCGGCCGCGCCCGCGAAACCCGATGCGAAGGTCCCAGCGAAGGCGACCACCGCCAAGCCGGCCAAGGCCGCCCCGGCCGCGGCCACGCCGCCCAAGCCTGGCGAGCTGGTGACCCTGCGTCGCGAGATGAAGGGCACCACGCGAGGCCTCTCGGTCGCGATGGAGGCCAAGCACTTCGTGCTCGCCAACGGCCTGCACGTCTACGTGCTCGAAGACCACAGCCCGCCGAGCTTCTCGTTCCAGATGGTCTACAACGTCGGCTCGCGGGACGACGAGCCCGGCCGCACCGGCTTCGCGCACTTCTTCGAGCACATGATGTTCAAGGGCAGCGCGAACATCCCCGACGGCGGCCACTTCCAGAACGTGCTCGGCGTGGGCGGAAAGCTCAACGCCTTCACCAGCCAGGACGTCACGCTCTACTTCGACATCCTGCCCAGCCAGTACCTCGACATGGTGCTGTGGCTCGAGAGCGATCGCCTGCGCTCGCTGGCGATCACCGACGAGAACTTCGAGAACCAGCGCAAGGCCGTCAAGGAAGAGAAGGCCATGCGCGTGGACAACGTGCCCTACAGCAAGGCCATCCAGGATTTCTTCGCCGACGCGTGGAAGGGCACCGGCTACGGTCACCCCGGCATCGGCAGCGAGGAAGACCTCTCGGCGGCGACCACCGCCGACGTGAAGGCGTTCTTCGACAAGTACTACGTCCCCAACAACGCCGTGATGGTGCTGGTCGGTGACGTCGACGCCGCCGAGGTGCAGACCAAGGTCGAGAAGCACTTCGGCGACATCGCCCGCGGCCCCGACCGTCAGCCGTTCGCGCCGGTCGATCACACGCAGGTCAAGGTCGAGAAGCGCTTCGAGGACAAGCTCGCCCAGCAGCCGCTCTACGTGATCGGCTGGAAGACCGTGCCGGCCACCCACCCCGACCGTCACGCGGTCGAGCTGCTCATGAACATCCTCATGCGCGGGGACTCGTCGCGCATCACCAAGCAGCTGGTCGACGAGAAGAAGCTGGCCGTGGCCGCGATCGCGATGCCCTCCGAGGCCTCGGGTGGTCGCGACGCCGGCGCGGCGATGGCCGCCTTCGTGCCCGTCGAGGGCAAGTCGCTGGTCGACATCGAGACGGTCGTGAAGGCCGAGATCGACGCCGTGAAGAAGAAGGGCATCACGCGCAAGGATCTGCAGAAGGCCATCAACCAGATGACGGCCGACACCATCAAGCAGCTCTCGACCAACAACGGTCGCGGCATCCTGCTGTGCTTCGGCGCGCTGCTCGAGGGCGATCCGTTCTTCGTGCTGAGCGACACCGAGAAGTACCGCTCGGTCACGCCGGCCGACATCAAGCGCGTCGCCAACACCTACCTCACCGACAACTGGATGGTCGCCGAGATCGTGCCGGCGAAGTGA
- a CDS encoding insulinase family protein: protein MPAAITSHRRLARLGASAVALAFALGACGPKKTTTPEPVTTPPVATTPEPKPEPVAQTAPAKVYPDPPPPSEAKPVNFPTAANFSLPNGLQVYVVENHELPVVSVQLSVRAGSMDAEQIAPFVSAMLGEGTKSRPKAKIDEAIEFVGASISSGSGVHTSGIGSRVLKPDLKLALTLIADEVMNPAFPEDALNKLKASAKTALGFSKSQPSALAQTLFDMVAYPEGHPYGRPFATEADIDAVTVADLRKFHETFYRSNNAYLILAGDITQKEAEPLVKRAFAAWKAVPTGQSLPTNPLNQYKTYALPTELTVHLVDRPGSAQSEIIVGNLAIARSHGDWAALQVANSILGDDAGGRLFTDVREKRGLTYGIYSQISDGQAPGTFAISTRTRTKSTGEMLAAIFEHIKRMRSEAPSQAEFDGVSKKLVGSFPLEIETSDQIADRLDEALMYELPLDYWRTYRDQLAAVDVPAVQRVAKDYIHPIPHVIVVGRADKVEKQIKQVFPKAKIVKYDGDLHTVAAPAK from the coding sequence ATGCCCGCCGCGATCACGTCGCACCGTCGCCTCGCCCGCCTCGGCGCCTCCGCCGTGGCGCTGGCGTTCGCGCTGGGTGCGTGCGGCCCGAAGAAGACCACCACCCCCGAGCCCGTCACGACGCCCCCGGTCGCGACCACGCCCGAGCCCAAGCCCGAGCCGGTCGCCCAGACCGCGCCCGCAAAGGTCTACCCCGATCCGCCGCCGCCGTCGGAGGCCAAGCCGGTCAACTTCCCCACCGCCGCGAACTTCTCGCTGCCCAACGGCCTGCAGGTCTACGTGGTCGAGAACCACGAGCTGCCGGTGGTCTCGGTGCAGCTCTCGGTGCGCGCGGGCAGCATGGACGCCGAACAGATCGCGCCGTTCGTCTCCGCGATGCTCGGTGAGGGTACCAAGAGCCGGCCCAAGGCCAAGATCGACGAGGCCATCGAGTTCGTCGGTGCGAGCATCAGTTCCGGCAGCGGCGTGCACACCTCGGGCATCGGCTCGCGCGTGCTCAAGCCCGACCTCAAGCTCGCGCTCACGCTCATCGCCGACGAGGTCATGAACCCGGCGTTCCCCGAGGACGCGCTGAACAAGCTCAAGGCCTCCGCCAAGACCGCGCTGGGCTTCTCGAAGTCACAGCCCTCTGCGCTCGCGCAGACGCTGTTCGACATGGTCGCGTATCCCGAGGGGCACCCGTACGGCCGGCCGTTCGCGACCGAGGCCGACATCGACGCGGTCACCGTCGCCGACCTGCGCAAGTTCCACGAGACCTTCTACCGCTCGAACAACGCGTACCTCATCCTCGCCGGCGACATCACGCAGAAGGAGGCCGAGCCCCTCGTGAAGCGTGCCTTCGCGGCGTGGAAGGCGGTGCCGACCGGGCAGAGCCTGCCGACCAACCCGCTCAACCAGTACAAGACCTACGCGCTGCCCACGGAGCTCACGGTCCACCTGGTCGACCGACCCGGCTCGGCGCAGTCCGAGATCATCGTCGGCAACCTCGCGATCGCGCGCAGCCACGGTGACTGGGCCGCGCTGCAGGTCGCCAACAGCATCCTCGGCGACGACGCCGGCGGCCGGCTGTTCACCGACGTCCGCGAGAAGCGGGGCCTGACCTACGGCATCTACTCGCAGATCAGCGACGGCCAGGCGCCCGGCACCTTCGCGATCTCGACGCGCACGCGCACCAAGAGCACCGGCGAGATGCTGGCGGCGATCTTCGAGCACATCAAGCGCATGCGCAGCGAAGCGCCGAGCCAGGCCGAGTTCGACGGCGTCAGCAAGAAGCTGGTCGGTTCGTTCCCGCTCGAGATCGAGACCTCGGACCAGATCGCCGATCGTCTCGACGAGGCGCTCATGTACGAGCTACCGCTCGACTACTGGCGGACCTACCGCGATCAGCTCGCGGCGGTCGATGTGCCCGCGGTGCAGCGCGTCGCGAAGGACTACATCCACCCGATCCCGCACGTGATCGTGGTCGGCCGCGCCGACAAGGTCGAGAAGCAGATCAAGCAGGTCTTCCCGAAGGCGAAGATCGTGAAGTACGACGGCGACCTGCACACGGTCGCTGCGCCTGCGAAGTAG
- a CDS encoding peptidoglycan DD-metalloendopeptidase family protein → MRNQGTGRHGVSSCKLALIAASVAFGLSACYEGLGPDGELEPSFPGFEMPAEGEEPVGGAPGTSSIAAAPPANNAFPVAGYVRGESCGDGFGDPRPGGRTHQGVDCFAAQSHAPLVAVEDATIRVVRTAAETPEFSGNSISIRGDSGWRYYYGHIESTPFRKADQGLTRVKKGDVIALMGSTGTSVEHLHFEAAPGDSDAVDPYPFMATWQRTAGNGAPPPAPTPDPELPPPPPVDGCGVLVPGEVMLPGQILYSCDNRFQLELQTDGNIVLRIVDYVALWSSKTYGTSPSGLVMQEDGNLVLYGTDGGPIWHISTHGHPGAYMVLQDDGNLVVYEGDKPLWNTGPA, encoded by the coding sequence ATGAGAAACCAGGGTACGGGGAGACACGGTGTCAGCAGCTGCAAGCTGGCACTCATTGCGGCATCGGTCGCGTTCGGACTGTCGGCTTGCTACGAGGGCTTGGGGCCTGATGGCGAGCTCGAGCCCAGCTTTCCGGGCTTCGAGATGCCTGCCGAAGGCGAGGAGCCCGTCGGCGGAGCACCCGGCACGAGCTCGATCGCCGCGGCACCGCCCGCGAACAACGCCTTCCCGGTCGCCGGCTACGTTCGTGGGGAATCCTGTGGCGACGGCTTCGGCGATCCTCGACCGGGCGGGCGCACGCACCAGGGCGTCGATTGCTTTGCGGCCCAGAGCCACGCGCCACTCGTCGCCGTGGAGGATGCGACGATCCGGGTGGTTCGCACCGCCGCGGAGACCCCCGAGTTCTCCGGGAACAGCATCTCGATCCGCGGCGACAGCGGCTGGCGCTACTACTACGGCCACATCGAATCGACGCCGTTTCGCAAGGCCGACCAGGGGCTGACCCGAGTCAAGAAGGGCGATGTCATCGCGCTGATGGGTTCGACCGGCACCTCGGTCGAGCATCTCCACTTCGAGGCCGCTCCGGGCGACAGCGACGCCGTCGATCCGTATCCGTTCATGGCGACCTGGCAGCGCACCGCAGGGAACGGAGCTCCCCCGCCAGCGCCGACACCAGACCCGGAGCTGCCGCCGCCACCGCCCGTCGATGGCTGTGGTGTGCTCGTCCCGGGTGAGGTCATGTTGCCCGGACAGATCTTGTACTCCTGCGACAATCGCTTCCAGCTGGAGCTACAGACCGACGGCAACATCGTGCTGCGCATCGTCGACTACGTCGCGCTGTGGAGCTCGAAGACCTACGGCACGTCGCCTTCGGGTTTGGTGATGCAGGAGGACGGCAACCTGGTGCTGTACGGCACCGACGGCGGGCCGATCTGGCACATCAGCACCCACGGCCATCCCGGCGCGTACATGGTGCTGCAAGACGACGGCAACCTCGTCGTCTACGAGGGCGACAAGCCGCTGTGGAACACGGGCCCGGCGTAG
- a CDS encoding calcium-binding protein, whose protein sequence is MISLTVAVSGCDERDDGDAASGPSSPIGADSNADDHDTDGATGSTGETDTSEDSGPEDDATSESDPSAGSTTTGPSETCEVQGGARPCSEPDAQQYCDAGVWGECVVPQCDLGATVSCEFGVGHDTCVLIDATPMWQCDGDPAACACEDDGGTSTPIVLSFDGAEPRLTAGATAVFDNELTGDCLATDWPTVDTPWLALDRDGDGTIVDGRELFGSGTRLHAGATAQHGFAALRELDANGDGRLTPADPRFGELVLWSDHDGDRRGLAGELLPLSSFGVLSIELGYARASLCDTRGNCGVERASFTFVAPGGALQHGQAIDLHLACQ, encoded by the coding sequence TTGATCTCGCTGACGGTGGCGGTGAGTGGTTGCGACGAGCGCGACGATGGCGATGCGGCGAGCGGCCCGTCGTCACCGATCGGTGCCGACTCGAACGCGGACGACCACGACACCGATGGCGCGACCGGGTCGACCGGCGAGACCGACACGAGCGAGGACAGCGGCCCCGAGGACGACGCGACCAGTGAGAGCGACCCCAGCGCGGGCAGCACCACCACTGGCCCCAGCGAGACCTGTGAGGTCCAGGGCGGCGCGCGCCCGTGCAGCGAGCCAGACGCGCAGCAGTACTGCGACGCGGGCGTGTGGGGCGAGTGCGTCGTGCCGCAATGCGATCTCGGGGCCACGGTGTCGTGCGAGTTCGGCGTCGGCCACGACACCTGCGTGCTCATCGACGCGACGCCCATGTGGCAGTGCGACGGCGACCCCGCCGCGTGTGCCTGCGAGGACGACGGCGGCACCAGCACCCCGATCGTGCTGTCCTTCGACGGCGCCGAGCCACGACTCACCGCCGGGGCCACGGCGGTCTTCGACAACGAGCTGACCGGCGATTGCCTCGCCACCGACTGGCCCACCGTCGACACGCCGTGGCTCGCCTTGGATCGCGACGGCGACGGTACCATCGTCGACGGGCGCGAGCTGTTCGGCTCCGGCACCCGCCTGCACGCCGGCGCGACGGCCCAGCACGGCTTCGCAGCGCTACGCGAGCTCGATGCCAACGGCGACGGGCGACTCACCCCCGCCGATCCACGCTTCGGCGAGCTCGTGCTGTGGTCGGACCACGACGGCGATCGCCGTGGGCTCGCCGGCGAGCTGTTGCCGCTGTCGTCGTTCGGCGTGCTCTCGATCGAGCTCGGCTATGCTCGCGCGTCACTGTGTGACACGCGTGGCAACTGCGGTGTCGAGCGAGCTTCCTTCACCTTCGTCGCGCCCGGTGGCGCGCTCCAACACGGGCAGGCGATCGACCTGCATCTGGCCTGCCAATGA
- the glmS gene encoding glutamine--fructose-6-phosphate transaminase (isomerizing): MCGIVGYTGHREATPLLLEGLRRLEYRGYDSAGVAVLSGAGAPARVARCEGKLQRLRDLLEREPLAGTCGIGHTRWATHGRPTEANAHPHRQGKVSIIHNGIIENHLELRQQLEAVGCRFGSETDSEIFAHLVDREVAAGGELRVAVSRALAQVRGTWAICVLHDDHPHEVVAARHNAPLLLGLGESDKPENFVASDVAAILEHTRRVVDLEDGDTARLTRESIEVYDATGKRVDRPERRVDWSPVAAEKEGFKHFMLKEIHEQPRVISDALAGRMSPQQAEVRLDGLDLDFTGTQKLLLLACGTSWHAAMCGKYMLEKLARIPVEVDLASEFRYRDPVVQPGTLAVAVSQSGETADTMAALREAKRLGATTLAICNVVGSSIARAADHVVYTHAGPEISVASTKAFTSQLTIFVLLSLHVAKRRGTLDDAAIQRAMMGLSAVPEAMNHLLGQLPAIRTIARRYMHARDFLYLGRGLGFPVALEGALKLKEISYVHAEGYASGEMKHGPIALVDENLPVVVIALRGPGYEKVLSNLAEVRARGGKIIALATMGDREIADMADDVVVVPDVDELLQPLLASIPLQLLAYHIADLRGTDVDQPRNLAKSVTVE; the protein is encoded by the coding sequence ATGTGCGGCATCGTCGGATACACCGGGCATCGTGAAGCGACTCCTCTCCTGCTCGAGGGGCTGCGACGCCTCGAGTATCGCGGCTACGACTCGGCCGGCGTCGCGGTGCTCTCGGGCGCAGGCGCACCGGCCCGCGTCGCGCGCTGCGAGGGCAAGCTGCAGCGCCTCCGCGACCTGCTCGAGCGTGAGCCGCTGGCGGGCACCTGCGGCATCGGCCACACGCGGTGGGCCACCCACGGTCGCCCGACCGAGGCCAACGCCCATCCGCATCGGCAGGGCAAGGTCAGCATCATCCACAATGGCATCATCGAGAACCATCTCGAGCTGCGCCAGCAGCTCGAGGCGGTCGGGTGCCGCTTCGGCAGCGAGACCGACAGCGAGATCTTCGCGCACCTCGTCGATCGCGAGGTCGCCGCGGGCGGTGAGCTGCGTGTCGCGGTGTCCCGCGCGCTCGCGCAGGTGCGCGGCACGTGGGCGATCTGCGTGCTGCACGACGACCACCCCCACGAGGTGGTCGCGGCCCGCCACAACGCGCCGTTGTTGCTGGGCCTGGGCGAGTCCGACAAGCCCGAGAACTTCGTCGCCTCCGACGTCGCCGCAATCCTCGAGCACACCCGCCGCGTGGTCGACCTCGAAGATGGCGACACCGCGCGCCTGACCCGCGAGAGCATCGAGGTCTACGACGCGACCGGCAAGCGCGTCGATCGCCCCGAGCGACGGGTCGACTGGAGCCCCGTCGCCGCCGAGAAGGAGGGCTTCAAGCACTTCATGCTCAAGGAGATCCACGAGCAGCCGCGCGTGATCTCCGATGCGCTCGCCGGCCGCATGTCGCCGCAGCAGGCCGAGGTGCGCCTCGACGGACTCGACCTCGACTTCACCGGCACGCAGAAGCTGCTACTGCTGGCCTGCGGCACCAGCTGGCACGCGGCGATGTGCGGCAAGTACATGCTCGAGAAGCTCGCGCGGATCCCCGTCGAGGTCGACCTCGCCAGCGAGTTCCGCTACCGCGACCCGGTGGTGCAGCCCGGCACGCTGGCGGTCGCGGTCTCGCAGTCGGGCGAGACCGCCGACACCATGGCGGCGCTGCGCGAGGCCAAGCGCCTGGGCGCGACCACACTGGCGATCTGCAACGTGGTCGGCTCGTCGATCGCCCGCGCCGCCGATCACGTGGTCTACACCCACGCCGGCCCCGAGATCAGCGTCGCCTCGACCAAGGCCTTCACCAGCCAGCTGACGATCTTCGTGCTGCTGTCGCTGCACGTCGCCAAGCGGCGCGGCACCCTCGACGACGCGGCGATCCAGCGCGCGATGATGGGCCTGTCGGCGGTGCCCGAGGCGATGAACCACCTGTTGGGCCAGCTGCCGGCGATCCGCACCATCGCCCGCCGCTACATGCACGCGCGCGACTTCCTCTACCTCGGCCGTGGGCTCGGCTTCCCGGTCGCGCTCGAGGGCGCGCTCAAGCTCAAGGAAATCTCGTACGTGCACGCCGAGGGCTACGCCTCCGGCGAGATGAAGCATGGCCCGATCGCGCTGGTCGACGAGAACCTGCCGGTGGTCGTGATCGCCCTGCGCGGCCCCGGCTACGAGAAGGTGCTCTCGAACCTCGCCGAGGTCCGCGCCCGCGGCGGCAAGATCATCGCGCTCGCGACCATGGGCGACCGCGAGATCGCCGACATGGCCGACGACGTCGTGGTCGTTCCCGACGTCGACGAGCTGCTGCAGCCGCTGCTCGCCAGCATCCCGCTGCAGCTGCTCGCGTACCACATCGCCGATCTGCGCGGCACCGACGTCGACCAGCCACGCAACCTCGCCAAGTCGGTCACCGTCGAGTGA
- a CDS encoding sel1 repeat family protein → MASPATPAAAPTPSCDRCTGSPCDPADARACDDLAQDVLHARGVTYDRARYGDLEQRACEGGYAPACSMVGMLYQDGLGRPHSDVEAAKWHGRACEAGAGIGCYNLANMIGGGEHTTADPELAATYYVKALAAFERACEAGDAQWCANVGFMYESGLGTSADEARAFAAYERGCPGHANPCINLALGKLSGRGIKQDPEGAMTLLEQGCAGGSTYACAFFGHELWLSPVTSTSVKGVQQLTAACDANEAMACGWLAMALEAGRGTATDAARALQLLGKACQLGDGASCSQLVDRLLERKQRSDTDLLRQSLTTGCQINDTRACGMLSFMIENRAFGEPDAAQLHELRVVGCRMGDLDACAWILERGEAPDVLPARVEKVRAHACAKGVKAACDGTAAAAP, encoded by the coding sequence GTGGCGTCGCCCGCGACGCCGGCGGCTGCGCCCACGCCGAGCTGTGATCGCTGCACGGGCAGCCCCTGCGATCCCGCCGATGCGCGCGCCTGCGACGACCTCGCGCAGGACGTCCTGCACGCCCGCGGCGTGACCTACGACCGCGCGCGCTACGGCGATCTCGAGCAACGTGCGTGCGAGGGCGGCTACGCGCCGGCGTGCTCGATGGTCGGCATGCTCTACCAAGACGGCCTCGGACGCCCGCACTCGGATGTCGAGGCCGCGAAGTGGCACGGCCGCGCATGCGAGGCCGGGGCTGGCATCGGCTGCTACAACCTCGCCAACATGATCGGCGGTGGCGAGCACACCACCGCCGATCCCGAGCTCGCCGCCACGTACTACGTGAAGGCGTTGGCCGCGTTCGAGCGCGCGTGCGAGGCCGGCGACGCGCAGTGGTGCGCCAACGTCGGCTTCATGTACGAAAGCGGCCTGGGCACCAGCGCCGACGAGGCGCGCGCGTTCGCGGCCTACGAGCGTGGGTGTCCCGGTCACGCCAACCCCTGCATCAATCTCGCGCTCGGCAAGCTCAGCGGCCGGGGCATCAAGCAGGACCCCGAGGGTGCGATGACCCTGCTCGAGCAGGGCTGCGCCGGCGGCAGCACCTACGCATGCGCATTCTTCGGCCACGAGCTGTGGCTCAGCCCCGTCACCAGCACCAGCGTCAAGGGCGTGCAGCAGCTGACCGCGGCGTGCGATGCCAACGAAGCCATGGCGTGCGGTTGGCTCGCGATGGCGCTCGAGGCGGGCCGCGGTACCGCGACCGATGCCGCGCGGGCGCTCCAGCTGCTCGGTAAGGCCTGCCAGCTCGGCGATGGTGCCTCGTGCAGTCAGCTCGTCGACCGCCTGCTCGAGCGCAAGCAGCGATCCGACACCGATCTGTTGCGGCAGAGCCTGACCACCGGCTGCCAGATCAACGACACCCGTGCCTGCGGGATGCTGTCGTTCATGATCGAGAACCGCGCCTTCGGCGAGCCCGATGCGGCGCAGCTCCACGAGCTGCGCGTCGTCGGCTGTCGCATGGGTGACCTCGACGCGTGCGCGTGGATCCTCGAGCGCGGCGAGGCGCCCGACGTGCTGCCCGCGCGCGTGGAGAAAGTCCGCGCCCATGCGTGTGCGAAGGGCGTGAAGGCGGCATGCGACGGCACCGCCGCGGCCGCGCCGTAG
- a CDS encoding RNA polymerase sigma factor — protein MVATAPTALSHQLDLDALYRGYRRRAYAIAWAFLHDENDADDAVQEAFMKAKRSAATFNGIAQPQTWMNRIVVNVCRDLKRHRRRRPEHHVDDVDVLEPLQHTDASPEAALASIELRDALHEGLQRLSHEHREAIILREVGGLDYQQLATAGGCPTGTVMSRLFHARRKLRSWLGRRLELGSSPARPSARPSSTATAARSIVGHVAVRPRGRRSATHECRCHTAAPRSIAATSSALS, from the coding sequence ATGGTCGCGACAGCTCCGACAGCGCTCTCCCACCAGCTCGACCTCGACGCGCTCTACCGCGGCTATCGACGTCGGGCGTACGCGATCGCTTGGGCGTTCTTGCACGACGAGAACGACGCCGACGACGCGGTGCAGGAGGCCTTCATGAAGGCCAAGCGCAGCGCCGCGACCTTCAACGGCATCGCGCAGCCGCAGACGTGGATGAACCGCATCGTCGTCAACGTCTGCCGCGATCTGAAGCGTCATCGCCGGCGTCGGCCGGAGCATCATGTCGATGACGTCGACGTGCTCGAGCCGCTGCAGCACACCGACGCGTCGCCCGAGGCCGCGCTGGCATCGATCGAGCTGCGCGATGCTCTGCACGAAGGGCTGCAGCGGCTGAGCCACGAGCATCGCGAAGCGATCATCCTGCGCGAGGTCGGTGGCCTCGACTACCAGCAGCTGGCGACCGCGGGCGGCTGCCCGACCGGCACCGTGATGAGCCGGCTGTTCCACGCCCGCCGCAAGCTGAGGAGCTGGCTCGGGCGTCGCCTCGAGCTCGGCTCCAGCCCCGCACGTCCATCCGCGCGGCCGTCGTCGACGGCGACGGCTGCCCGTTCTATCGTGGGGCACGTTGCCGTGCGCCCGCGCGGGCGGCGGTCCGCGACCCACGAGTGCCGATGCCACACCGCCGCGCCACGCTCGATCGCCGCCACGTCATCAGCGCTGTCGTGA
- the moaC gene encoding cyclic pyranopterin monophosphate synthase MoaC yields MADELTHFDEDGAARMVAITDKPESARSATAAARVTMAPETLARIHAGTLGKGDVLAVARLAAIMATKATAGVIPLCHPVRVVAVDVAFAPLADAVGLEVRVRVDALDRTGPEMEAMHGASIAALTIYDMCKAIDRGMVIDRVVLLEKRGGKSGHFAR; encoded by the coding sequence ATGGCCGACGAACTCACGCACTTCGACGAGGACGGTGCCGCGCGCATGGTCGCGATCACCGACAAGCCCGAGTCCGCGCGCTCGGCCACGGCCGCGGCGCGGGTGACGATGGCGCCCGAGACCCTCGCACGCATCCACGCCGGCACCCTCGGCAAAGGTGACGTGCTGGCAGTTGCGCGGCTGGCCGCCATCATGGCGACCAAGGCGACCGCCGGTGTGATCCCCCTGTGCCACCCGGTGCGCGTGGTCGCGGTCGACGTCGCGTTCGCGCCCTTGGCCGACGCGGTCGGCCTCGAGGTCCGCGTACGGGTCGACGCCCTCGATCGCACCGGCCCCGAGATGGAGGCCATGCACGGCGCCAGCATCGCGGCGCTGACGATCTATGACATGTGCAAGGCGATCGATCGCGGCATGGTCATCGACCGCGTGGTGCTGCTCGAGAAGCGCGGCGGCAAGTCGGGACACTTCGCGCGATGA